The Scatophagus argus isolate fScaArg1 chromosome 12, fScaArg1.pri, whole genome shotgun sequence genome includes the window CAGCGGTGAGTCACTACctgttttgtttcctcagtAACAAGAGGATTGATCAGTGCCACTCACAGTGCTTCTGTTGTCTGGGCTCGATCAGTCTAATGCCGGGGCTTCTCTGTGTTGCTGTCCTGGAGGGGTGTGTAGGGGATTTGAAGGATAACTGGAGGAGGGGCGTTACTCTACCTACTAATCTAGGAAATGGAGACACTTGGCTAACTTGACAGGGCGattgttattgttgctgttgtccgCGGGGACCTCAATACTGGCTGTTCTGGTAAGCGGCGTGACGTCATCTGAACGCATTTCTGGTAAATGACATCACGCACGTTACAAGGCCACACGTCTTTGCACAACTGTTTCCCTGCTCTCACAAAGACATGTAATGTCCAAGGGGTTGCGTGTTTAAAGCAGTGAcgttattgtttgttttggtgccTTTATTTAAGTAAATGATGATCATGGATGGACACCACaaccagaaacaacaataaaataaaacggGGAATCAGGAGTTTGGTCTCTGGTTCATGCGTGACAGTAGAACAAAGTTTGTAGTTTGATTATTTCATTCATCGTGTGTTAGGTTTGAAGGTTCATTCTTGATATTGAAAACACAAGTTTGACAAAAGATGATCATGCCAAGTTCCATTTTCTTAATGTCCTAAGCAGAAGGAATTAATCGTCATCATGGTGATGATTTAGTTTGTCATCAGGTGAATTTATTACGTAATTTTGGTCAAATGGTAACAAGTAGTTGTACAAGAGGGAGAAGGTAACCAGTGCCACAGCTCAAAGATGGGCTCCTTAACCTTCCTCTGGTTGTTAGGTGTATGACTTTACTTTTATATGGCATTTTGCACACATTTCCCATATCATGGGCATTACTGATATAAGGAAATATACAGCTGTCAGTAATGGCACCCTCTGAAAACAGGTGGGCTATTCCAGAAGAAGTACTgactggaaacagaaaacaaaacaatgagagcTTCAGTGAAAGCCCAGTCTTAATGTGAGCATACAATCATatgttgcaaaataaaaaaaaaaacccaacaaaaaaacccaaaacaaatgaaagcagagtAACAATTCAAAATAAACTGTAAGGTGATACTAAAATTAACTACTACACATGCAAGGGGTTTGTGAACCCCCTTAAaatggttgattttttttttccagacaaatACTGTATCCTGTATGCGCCTATAGTCAGAGACACAGTATTCAAATATTTTGGTCAAAGATTGATCATAGTATTTGATTTTGTTAGCATTGCTCAGGCCTTAGCAGtcacatgttttgtctttttttcaggCTCCGTCTCCCTCGGATATAGTGATATTGCCCTGTCAGAGCAGCCCAGAGGACTGTGGCAGTAATGCAGGGGATGGGACGGTCCACTCCTCATCTGGCAGGGGAGGTAACTCACGCTGGTCAACTCTGTCCTGGGATGCCCCCTCTGACCTGCTCTCTCCCCCAACACCGGACTCTAGTGGTACTGTCCCTCTGGATAGTGACTCCAGACCTAGTTCAGGTAaacaccccccctcccacacacacacccacacagcttAACAGTTGTGTTCAGTGGTAAACAGTGTGTGGTCCATTGCACTGACCAACACAGTTTGTCACCTTCTGCTCTGACTACAGCTCACCTTGTGTAAGAAGTCTCATTAAACATTAACTATActcttttttacttttgtttaccTGCACTGTGTCACAGACTCGTTTCTCCCTGTGTCAACTTTGTTGTCAAACTCTTATCCGCTCTCATAACTGTGGTCTCTGTATCTGTACACCCAGCTCAGGCATTCCTCTCCCTGCTATGCACTCATATGTGCTTTCTTCTATACTGTTCTTTACTTTGGCGTAGAGGCTGAACACTTAACAAGTAATTCAACTCAAACCTAAAAACCTAAAggaatctttttgtttttttacattttaagccTGAATAACTTTTATAGAATTTATAGTCTTGCTGATCCTTGAATTTTTGTAGTTCCTATAAGTATTTATACACTTGTTAAACAGTGAATCCAGCATTGTCACACCTTCCACCAGAATTTATACTAATAACATTAGAGTTTCCATAGGAgttgtttttatgctgttttatttctgtttatataCACCCAAGGTAAAACTAACTaaacaaattaaaggaaaggaaaacagaatTTCTTTCACCAGGCAAAGAGTGCAAGGAACAGCAAGTAACACAGATCCATGTGTATAAAAttgctggatgtttttgtcactgtttttcaaTTAAAGTTAACAATTGAAGTAGTGaccaaaagtaaaaacatcTAGTCAGCaaaaaaacctgcaaaaaacagaaataggCAACGAAAACAACTATAATCCCTAATTTagacatttaataataatagcaTATTTAATTAAATGGACTGTATATTACATCACAAGCAAAGAGGTCAGGACTCTAGATGGCCATAATTCCTATGTCATCAGAGCCCCCcaattattataaaataattgttgGATATTGTCGCTTAGATGTTAGCATAAGACATAGGAATGTACTGAATTATTATCCTCCTCTTGTCAAGGTTTTTATTCGGTGAGTGGGAGCTCTCTTTCGGACTCTTGCTACTCTGTGTCCAGTGAAGTTGCTCAGGGAGGATCGGCGCCACTGACCAGACCCCTGAAGCTGTGGGAGCAGGTTCCTCTGTCTGTTGACAACACTGACATCCTGTGGTCAGAAGGTGTAGTGCAGCAGCCTGCACTGcagaacagacaggaagagggtgAACCAACAGAAGAGACACCAGTGTCAGGTGGGCAGATCCATGTCATGTAAACCTATCcatctaaaatgttttcatagcTGTCAGTTCAAAGCTGCATTCTGGCTTTAAATGTCAGGGAAAATTAATAAGGAATGataatctgaaactgaaacgTCTTAAActcttctcttgtcttttttacaGTCCAAAGTGACCTTGAAGCAACTGGGCTGAACTTTCTGTCTGACCTCTGCTCTGGACTCAATGACTCCCTGATTTCTGCACTGCTCCTGCTTCTTGAccccacttcctcttcctccacctcctcccttcatccAAATCCTCAGCTAGAGCCTCGCTACTGCACAGACCTGGTGTCCCGTCGGACCAAAGAGGTGTATTCCTACCCCAGCCCGTTGCATGCCGTTGCCCTCCAGAGCCCCCTCTTCACCTCCCAGAGCCAGGAGCACTCAACCTCTCCAAGCCCTGAATCGGTCCAACTAGATGAACCACCAGAGTCCAACGCTGATCCAACTCTGTCTCTCCGGTCTCAAGAGCCTGCTGCCCTGGCTTCCTTCACCCAGCTAGAGCAGTACATCACTCGACTGGCTCGCAGGTATCACAGTCGAGTAATGTCCTCTGCCTCCGATCTCAATGTAGCTGCCACACCTGGTCCAATCATGAAGAGAGGCCTTTGTACCCCCGGCAAAAGTCATGGTTCCACCCAGTCCCTTTCTGCCTTTGAAAATCGCAATACTCTTAGCATCACCCCCTGCAAGTCACTACTGGGAAACTCAGCCAGAGTCAGCCTTAGCACTACTGGGAAAAAAGCCACGAGGAATTCAATCAACCTGGGTAATCTTCCTTCAGCAACTGGAGAGGATTTGAATATAAATCTGCATCTGAATCTCAACTTGAACCTGACACCTGGTTTAAATTCTAGCCAGGGACTGGCTGACAATCCCAAAAATGGCAGTTGTGGAGCTTTGAGGAGCgattttgctgctgcttctgctacATCATTCTCCTCTGCTATACCCACCCCAGCACTTAGGACTCGTCCCCGCATTTCAACATGTCCAAGCAACCTCAGCCACCGCAGTTCCCTGGAGGTCACCTCAGGGTCTGGACCCAGTTCTGGATTTGGGTCATCTGCTTTCTGTCGCTCATTAGACTGGAGCAGCGGTCCTCCACCTGAGACTGCACCGTCAGTGTTAGGTGCAAATTCTGGATCGGCTCCTAGTTCTCAGCGCAGCAGCTTGATCCAAGAGTCGAGCTCCAGTCCCAAGTTAAGCGAAGATTCCCCCATGGTGGGGGAGATCTCCCGCCTCTCTGGCCTCTCTAGGGCTGTTGTGGTTGGACTGATGGAACAAGGTGTGGAGTTAGATATTGACTGCTTCCAAACAGATACAGCAGGGGAGGTGAGGGGTCATAGTAAAGCTCACCTGACAGCCCAGACTGATCAATCACGTGACTGTACTAGAATAACTGACCTGACTCCCCAGAGACCAATCCAGCTGTCTCTCAGTGTCACCCATTCTCCACAGTCTCAGACCAGCCTTACCCCTCCTCTTTCACACTCCAACAGCCCCATACATCCCTATCAGTCCATCCATATTCCGTCTCCTCACTACTCCTCACACTGTCACTACCAGCAGATCCCTTCCCCATCCGACCTTCCCTCTTCCACAGCCTCTTCCCCTGCTTCCCGCCCTACCCCCAGGGGCCACTCCCCTCCTCGGCCTCTTCAGCCATCCCCTTTAGGTGCCACACCGCTCTCTGTTTTCCGACGGGATGCACCCTTCCAATGCTCCCTGCCTCGCAACAATACAAGAAGCTCTCCTTCGGAGCATACTGGTATCCAACCAAGGGGTGGATCACTTCGACAAAGTGGGGGGGGAAGTGGCAGTGGCGGTGGTGGATGGAAGAGGGTGGAAAGGGAGGGGCTTTATAGAGGAAAGCACGCCTCCCACAAATTGATCAGGGCAGCCACAGTGAGCAGCTATGCCAAGAGAGAGGACTATAGTTCTGTTTGGGGTGAGGAGCGGGAGCAATCAGCAGCCCAGACACCCAGGAAAACCTCTCACAAACTCTGGAAGGGATTTGAGGGACGCCTTTGGGGCAAAGAGACTGAAAGCGaaaaggaggagatggacagagcTGAGTATGGCTATGGTTGGAGGAGAAACAGCATTGGAAGCTGGAGGAGGGAGCATCGAAGGCTGAAGGCTTCATCCAGCAGCAATGACAAGAGGCCAAAAGTAGAGAGCTCCCCCATCTTCTCAAGGAAGAGGGGCAAAGAAGAAGGTGAGAGGCGCAGTTCCAGCCTCAGGCTTTCAAGGAGAGCTTTATTCAGGAGTGAGTCCCAAGGTTTGCTGGTGCCTCGTAACCACAGAGAGGAGCCTACAAAACGGGCACACTGGGTCTCCTCAGTAGATGTGGGGCAAGGTGGTTTGTACATcagcaaagaggaagaggtCAGACTGCtgagagcaaaggaggaagacAAACGCCTGTCATCCACTGCTAGTCTCTTTAACTTGTCTCGTTCTCAGAGCCTGGAAGGCAGCTGCCattccctctcccctctctcctctccttccttctctccatccCCTCCTCCACGGATGCCCCTCCAGCGGTCTCGATCACTGAGGGACTTGGGGAGGAGAGTGTTTGGCTCCATGAGGTCCCTGAGTCTGAAACGGAAGCCATCCAAGAAGTGACACTTGTACAATTAATGAACATCATAGTGAATGCATCTTCCATTCGTCATGTTGAAAACACCAGTGATGGTTGGTATTATATTTCATGTTAAAGGGAtaactatttttaattttcaaagaCATATGGTTGATTAAATACATTTACCGGTTTTATAGCACGAGTCATAAGATATCTGCCCTTCCTTTCATTCACCACAAATATGATGAAGTTCCTGTAAGGCATAAAAAGTCTTTGAAACCCAattattacttttgtttttggctcAACTTTTTCATTCTAGTAAAGTTTTTGTGAAATTGGTAAGTGAAATTTCTTCAAACAGGTTCTGTAGCATAATCAGAACACTTTGTAGACAAATGATCCAAAGAGTTTCCTGACTGACATTGTATTAATGTAATTTGTGCACCCTACAGCAGAAAGCAAGAACAATTTAGGATGCATCATTGGCCCATGGAGAAATGTCAGGTGGTAGTTTTATTTTGGGGGTGAGGCAAAATTCCTTTTAGGACCTGCAAAGAACTGCAAACCTTTTCTAAAACTTGAGTTTCAGTGGAGCTTTTCGTAGTGTGAATGTTTTTAAGGATTTGACATCTACGCAAGAACACTACCGAAGgatcctttttttgtctttttgctgaaAAGTGGTCTGATTTAAAGATACTGAATATGGACTCATAATGTTAGCTACAAGCAGCTTCATTACATATTGATTGAATCCTCCTGTAACcatgagtgtgaatgtgtatgtgtacatgcatgctGCTCTGTGACTTGTTCAGTATCGCTATTGTGAGAATGTgatatttctctttgtttatgGGCAACATTGCCTCTAAAGTACAATCACATTGGCCAGATAATGACCAAAACCAAGCAAATACTCTTTAACTTGATATTGTGCTCAGGATTTTCAGATAAATATTGAATGATTAAAATACTCACGAGTTATTTGAGACAAAATGTTCCTTCTCATGGCTtatgattaataaaataaacttacGACTAAACTTGTATTGTGCCTGAAATACCTAAATTATATACTCTTCATTAGCAATCAAAGTAgtttcaaaaaacatttgagCTTGAacattatttataaaaaatattttacttaatACTTTACAAAATCAACATTCACAGCACTGACCAGACAACTCCAAGCATGAAGACATAATAAAAGACATAAGGAGTAGTGCATTAGGAGTCTCGCTTTAGCTTTCGGAAGCATTTTGTGAAATAGCCAAACTCTTGCTCTATTGGGCTAAaactttgtttctctgttgctaGGAAACTAGTTTCCCATCATttctattttcagcagcaacagctttgCTCTCCTGATGACCGCATTCCAGTATTCTGTATGATGTACAATTCATACTTTCTAAAGCTCATCTCATTAGCACCTAAAGGAGACACAGTAATGTGATTAGTGATCCAAGATGTGTGAACATTCTTCAGTGGGTTGTGATCAGTTAAGACTGAACACAGTCTCTCTCAGGTTGAGGCTTTATTTTGCTGGTTGAGCTGGCAGGCTAAACTCTCTCACCAGCTGTGCTGGTTTGGTTACTCTCTTCTCCAGAGCTGCTTTTCAAGCTGGAGGAAAACATGCCTCGGTACATGGCCCTCTCTTTCTGCAACTCCTgattcagtttctcttcagcCCTTTGTAGGTGCTTCCTCACACTGgcatctgaaacagaaaaaatgaggTGTTCAATATGTAGGAGAAGGCTTGGAGAGAATCTGCAGAATTATGTTAGTAATTATGTTAAGCAATTCTGTGAGAGAGCCAAATGTActtgaatgaaaaacagcaagatGTAATGATGCTGTTGGTCAGTTCCAGCTCTGAATTTACAGCTATTACATCTGAAGTTGTATTAGCACAAGATATAATTGTTAATTACTCAGTTTTAGAGGAGGTGATAGTTTGATTTTTTGGGGCAGCGGTAGGCTCAAGTCTTTATGCCATGCTGCGATTGGAGCTTAAGATCTGATGAGTGAGAGTGGCATTGATCTTCTCAACAAACACTTGACAAGAGCCcaaataaatgcatttcccCAAAAGTATTTCAAACAATTTACAAGTGTGGATAAAGTATAAACTATATAATGTGTTCTATGGTTCTACAGAAAGCTTCACACAGAAGAACCAACAGAAACTAAGTTCTCATCTGAGACAAATAACCAATTGTGAAAATGTAACAGCCTCTACTGTTGGACACTGGACACCTTTGTCATCTGTCTCATGCATTGTCTGTGCTTCCAAATTAATCAATGCAGTTGTCAATACAGGCCACGTAGGAGCTCACATTGCACATGCACCTTATGCTCTCTGCAGCGACACAAACTCTTATTTCCCTCTCACTCAGTCAGTGCAACATCACTGAGTTCGTGCTGGATGAGAGTGTTGCCAAAACACTTCCACTGTACAACAGTAATGAATGCTGAATGCATCCTGTGTACATACTGACAGCAGACTCAAGCTATGTGGCCAGTGTAGACAAGGTGCAAGACTGtacagacacatgcaaacaaacaactatTGACAATGGCGATGGCTAAGTCTGCTGTGGAGGATCCTCATGTGCCCGTTCTTTCCTTACCATTAGGCTGCTCACTGCAGGCCTGGGTGAGAtactgtttggctgtttgtgcATCTCCCATCTCCAGAGTGGCTACTCCTGCCCTGTACAGTGCTTTGACATCACCTGGTCTCCACTGTAGTACACGCAAGCTGTACTCACGCACACGAGCATAGTCGACATTCTGTTTCTGCAGCAAACAGGCTGAAACAGATAATACAAAACATTGGAGATGGTGTACAATAGCTGCCAATTTCTCCCATAATGTAATCAGTGAAAACGCTCTCTTTTACAGAAGTCACATTTTTGGAGTATCTCTGAATTTCAGAGGGACTTGTTGATGGGTGCAGTTTTCTGAAGAGCTACCATGTAAATAGATTTTGACAGAACCAACGATATATTTTAGCCAAATCTAGTACTCATTTCATCGCAGGACGATTGCAGAAGTGCTATCTACCAGCTAAGTTGTTGTAGCAGTCAActtgtgtgtttctcagcatGGACTCCTGTTGGGGTGTGAGGGCAGGTGTCTCAGGTCTGAATCGTTTCACTGATGTCATCACATCAGAGTCGAGGCCTCTGAGGACCAGCAGAGCACGGTGATAGCGCCCAATTGCTGAGCGAATGTTCTTTTCCCGGTAGAAAGCGTTcccttctgttttcatttgggCTGCTTCCTCCAGCAAAGCCCAAACCGGCTTTGTGGAAGTTTGGCCAGAAAAGCTTGGttctgctgctgccgctgctgctccCTGCTCATCCagactctcctctcctccagcctccATTTCTGCAACAGAGCTCTCTGATTAATAAATGCATATAAATTGATGTGTGACTGTGAAGTAGCTTCTGGAGGGCAACACAAATCCATCCAGACACATCTGTTCTTGTTCCTTTTCATATTTCTGCTTTACTAGTAGTTTACTAGTCTTGTGACGCAGGCTCTGTAGATGTAAAATACCTTTAGGGGCTTTGCCAAGTCTGAGAAAATCACTACAGAGACATGACTTCACTAATGTCAGATTCAACTTAGAGACTACAATTCAGTCAGCACCATAAAATGAAGATTAAAAGACAAAGGCAATTACCAAGCAGGGAGGGTCAAGCAGAGTTCCCCATCAAGCAACAAACATTTAGtctgcttttgtacttttaaataATACCTTTGGAGCTTAAATCATGCAAGTAACTAAACGCCAGGATATCTCAATCTGTCTGATCAGTCACCAGCTTTATGTGGAGGAGGTGCAATATTAAATTGCTGGGACACCCCCTGTAAAGGGGCTGGCAATCTTGCAGATGGACCAGTCCACATTAAAAGCCGAGCCTTGAACCAGCACAATATAATGAAACTGTGCTCACACCTAAATTAATGTTGGTTTACCTGCATCTACGTTGAAGAAGTCATGTTTAGCTGCAGCTTGTTAACTTCAAATACAAACTGAGGTGGGGTTCAcat containing:
- the si:ch211-168f7.5 gene encoding mucin-5AC isoform X1, with protein sequence MAVRRGCVNSLWSGTERVRIGERLKATLAGVLELELLRCKHLEMVDAALQDRACAAASAKEPLAAKEGSGTTESVASDTEHGSATSRRQQAPSPSDIVILPCQSSPEDCGSNAGDGTVHSSSGRGGNSRWSTLSWDAPSDLLSPPTPDSSGTVPLDSDSRPSSGFYSVSGSSLSDSCYSVSSEVAQGGSAPLTRPLKLWEQVPLSVDNTDILWSEGVVQQPALQNRQEEGEPTEETPVSVQSDLEATGLNFLSDLCSGLNDSLISALLLLLDPTSSSSTSSLHPNPQLEPRYCTDLVSRRTKEVYSYPSPLHAVALQSPLFTSQSQEHSTSPSPESVQLDEPPESNADPTLSLRSQEPAALASFTQLEQYITRLARRYHSRVMSSASDLNVAATPGPIMKRGLCTPGKSHGSTQSLSAFENRNTLSITPCKSLLGNSARVSLSTTGKKATRNSINLGNLPSATGEDLNINLHLNLNLNLTPGLNSSQGLADNPKNGSCGALRSDFAAASATSFSSAIPTPALRTRPRISTCPSNLSHRSSLEVTSGSGPSSGFGSSAFCRSLDWSSGPPPETAPSVLGANSGSAPSSQRSSLIQESSSSPKLSEDSPMVGEISRLSGLSRAVVVGLMEQGVELDIDCFQTDTAGEVRGHSKAHLTAQTDQSRDCTRITDLTPQRPIQLSLSVTHSPQSQTSLTPPLSHSNSPIHPYQSIHIPSPHYSSHCHYQQIPSPSDLPSSTASSPASRPTPRGHSPPRPLQPSPLGATPLSVFRRDAPFQCSLPRNNTRSSPSEHTGIQPRGGSLRQSGGGSGSGGGGWKRVEREGLYRGKHASHKLIRAATVSSYAKREDYSSVWGEEREQSAAQTPRKTSHKLWKGFEGRLWGKETESEKEEMDRAEYGYGWRRNSIGSWRREHRRLKASSSSNDKRPKVESSPIFSRKRGKEEGERRSSSLRLSRRALFRSESQGLLVPRNHREEPTKRAHWVSSVDVGQGGLYISKEEEVRLLRAKEEDKRLSSTASLFNLSRSQSLEGSCHSLSPLSSPSFSPSPPPRMPLQRSRSLRDLGRRVFGSMRSLSLKRKPSKK
- the si:ch211-168f7.5 gene encoding mucin-5AC isoform X2, whose product is MAVRRGCVNSLWSGTERVRIGERLKATLAGVLELELLRCKHLEMVDAALQDRACAAASAKEPLAAKEGSGTTESVASDTEHGSATSRRQQAPSPSDIVILPCQSSPEDCGSNAGDGTVHSSSGRGGNSRWSTLSWDAPSDLLSPPTPDSSGTVPLDSDSRPSSGFYSVSGSSLSDSCYSVSSEVAQGGSAPLTRPLKLWEQVPLSVDNTDILWSEGVVQQPALQNRQEEGEPTEETPVSVQSDLEATGLNFLSDLCSGLNDSLISALLLLLDPTSSSSTSSLHPNPQLEPRYCTDLVSRRTKEVYSYPSPLHAVALQSPLFTSQSQEHSTSPSPESVQLDEPPESNADPTLSLRSQEPAALASFTQLEQYITRLARRYHSRVMSSASDLNVAATPGPIMKRGLCTPGKSHGSTQSLSAFENRNTLSITPCKSLLGNSARVSLSTTGKKATRNSINLGNLPSATGEDLNINLHLNLNLNLTPGLNSSQGLADNPKNGSCGALRSDFAAASATSFSSAIPTPALRTRPRISTCPSNLSHRSSLEVTSGSGPSSGFGSSAFCRSLDWSSGPPPETAPSVLGANSGSAPSSQRSSLIQESSSSPKLSEDSPMVGEISRLSGLSRAVVVGLMEQGVELDIDCFQTDTAGEVRGHSKAHLTAQTDQSRDCTRITDLTPQRPIQLSLSVTHSPQSQTSLTPPLSHSNSPIHPYQSIHIPSPHYSSHCHYQQIPSPSDLPSSTASSPASRPTPRGHSPPRPLQPSPLGATPLSVFRRDAPFQCSLPRNNTRSSPSEHTGIQPRGGSLRQSGGGSGSGGGGWKRVEREGLYRGKHASHKLIRAATVSSYAKREDYSSVWGEEREQSAAQTPRKTSHKLWKGFEGRLWGKETESEKEEMDRAEYGYGWRRNSIGSWRREHRRLKASSSSNDKRPKVESSPIFSRKRGKEEGERRSSSLRLSRRALFRSESQGLLVPRNHREEPTKRAHWVSSVDVGQGGLYISKEEEVRLLRAKEEDKRLSSTASLFNLSRSQSLEGSCHSLSPLLHSLASYSYF
- the ttc9c gene encoding tetratricopeptide repeat protein 9C isoform X2 — its product is MQEMEAGGEESLDEQGAAAAAAEPSFSGQTSTKPVWALLEEAAQMKTEGNAFYWEKNIRSAIGRYHRALLVLRGLDSDVMTSVKRFRPETPALTPQQESMLRNTQVDCYNNLAACLLQKQNVDYARVREYSLRVLQWRPGDVKALYRAGVATLEMGDAQTAKQYLTQACSEQPNDASVRKHLQRAEEKLNQELQKERAMYRGMFSSSLKSSSGEESNQTSTAGERV
- the ttc9c gene encoding tetratricopeptide repeat protein 9C isoform X3 — protein: MEAGGEESLDEQGAAAAAAEPSFSGQTSTKPVWALLEEAAQMKTEGNAFYWEKNIRSAIGRYHRALLVLRGLDSDVMTSVKRFRPETPALTPQQESMLRNTQVDCYNNLAACLLQKQNVDYARVREYSLRVLQWRPGDVKALYRAGVATLEMGDAQTAKQYLTQACSEQPNDASVRKHLQRAEEKLNQELQKERAMYRGMFSSSLKSSSGEESNQTSTAGERV
- the ttc9c gene encoding tetratricopeptide repeat protein 9C isoform X1 is translated as MQEMEAGGEESLDEQGAAAAAAEPSFSGQTSTKPVWALLEEAAQMKTEGNAFYREKNIRSAIGRYHRALLVLRGLDSDVMTSVKRFRPETPALTPQQESMLRNTQVDCYNNLAACLLQKQNVDYARVREYSLRVLQWRPGDVKALYRAGVATLEMGDAQTAKQYLTQACSEQPNDASVRKHLQRAEEKLNQELQKERAMYRGMFSSSLKSSSGEESNQTSTAGERV